The Acetomicrobium flavidum genome window below encodes:
- a CDS encoding Lon protease family protein has translation MSSLLEEKRVPKELLRLRVPIEKFHFTTTAELVSDNRLIGQERAAKAVSFGLSLDKKGYNIFVVGNPGSGRMTYAMRQIEARAKKTAAPDDWLYVHNFDNPSSPITVNMPAGQGKRFAQAIADVIEELKSTLSKAFEDSQYEDAKAQLVKEFQEQVNELMERLRGIAQQNGFVIKRTPQGFINIPLVKIEQDGKVVYREMQQEEFEALPEEEQRRLQEISEKISQHTLETLRRIRDLEKGLKDRIRDLERNISRNAISPFMSELKDKYARSEKLSKWLDSMEEDIIKNFNIFVAAARDENIEVDFGKYMVNVFVSNDPDKGAPVIRESNPTYYNLMGKVEYESRQGYLYTDFRKIVAGAIHRANGGYLVLEAEELLRQYLSYDALKRALKDEQLTIENLGEQWGFVPVSSLRPEPIPLNVKVVIVGTRYIYYLLSLYDKEFSELFKIKADFDIDMPRNEATEYDIAVFVAEYTQQEKLLPFSRESVGEVIEFASRLAEHQRRMTTQMNKITEVLVEATAWAKAEGKEVVEASHVRKAISEMRYRVSLIEDRLFMSLEEGILRVEVDGERVGQINGLTVIDMREHSFGHPVRITSNVYMGQEGVVNIEREVKLTGPIHNKGLLILSSYLGKKYAQDMPLTLSARIAFEQTYEEIEGDSASSTELYCLLSSLSGYPLKQGIAVTGSVDQFGNIQPIGGVNEKIEGFFRYCKFRGLTGKQGVMIPKQNLIHLMLDHEVLEAVESGKFNIWAIETVDEGLEILTGVPAGTPDESGKYPEDSVHGRAKAKLRLLMEEAAKLKKALQKDEKDGKESSSNDN, from the coding sequence ATGTCATCTTTATTGGAGGAAAAGCGGGTACCTAAGGAATTACTTCGTCTTAGAGTTCCCATAGAAAAATTTCATTTCACGACCACCGCGGAACTGGTTAGCGACAATAGGTTGATAGGACAGGAAAGGGCAGCTAAAGCCGTTTCTTTTGGGTTGTCCCTCGATAAGAAGGGATACAACATATTCGTGGTGGGCAATCCGGGAAGCGGTCGTATGACCTACGCAATGAGACAGATAGAGGCGAGGGCAAAAAAGACGGCAGCTCCGGATGACTGGCTTTATGTCCATAACTTTGACAACCCAAGCTCACCCATAACGGTTAACATGCCGGCCGGCCAGGGCAAGCGGTTTGCTCAAGCGATTGCGGATGTCATCGAAGAGCTTAAGTCAACTTTAAGTAAGGCCTTTGAGGATAGCCAATATGAAGATGCAAAAGCTCAACTTGTCAAGGAGTTTCAGGAACAGGTTAACGAATTGATGGAACGTCTAAGGGGCATAGCTCAACAGAACGGGTTCGTCATAAAGCGCACTCCTCAGGGATTCATAAACATTCCATTAGTGAAGATCGAGCAAGATGGCAAAGTAGTATATAGAGAGATGCAGCAGGAGGAGTTTGAGGCCCTTCCGGAAGAAGAGCAAAGGAGATTGCAGGAAATATCGGAGAAGATATCTCAACATACCCTGGAGACCTTAAGGAGGATCCGAGATCTCGAAAAGGGGCTCAAGGATAGGATAAGGGATCTCGAAAGGAATATATCCCGCAATGCCATAAGCCCCTTCATGAGCGAACTTAAAGACAAGTACGCCAGATCGGAAAAGCTCTCCAAGTGGCTCGATTCCATGGAGGAAGACATCATCAAAAATTTCAATATATTCGTGGCAGCTGCGAGAGACGAAAACATTGAGGTTGACTTCGGTAAGTACATGGTTAACGTCTTCGTCAGCAACGATCCGGATAAAGGTGCACCCGTGATTAGGGAATCCAATCCGACCTATTACAACCTCATGGGCAAGGTGGAGTACGAAAGCAGGCAGGGTTATCTCTATACGGACTTTAGGAAAATAGTCGCTGGAGCGATCCATAGGGCAAACGGCGGATATCTGGTATTGGAAGCAGAAGAGCTGCTTCGGCAATACTTATCCTACGACGCCTTGAAGCGTGCCCTAAAAGATGAACAACTCACTATCGAGAATTTAGGTGAACAGTGGGGATTTGTGCCCGTCTCCTCTCTTAGGCCGGAACCTATTCCCTTAAACGTCAAAGTCGTGATAGTGGGTACCCGCTACATTTACTACTTGTTGAGCCTGTACGATAAGGAATTTTCCGAGCTGTTTAAGATAAAAGCAGATTTCGACATCGATATGCCGCGAAACGAAGCCACGGAATATGATATAGCGGTATTCGTGGCTGAGTATACACAACAGGAAAAATTGCTCCCCTTTAGCAGGGAGTCAGTGGGCGAAGTCATAGAGTTTGCCTCGAGGCTTGCCGAGCATCAACGTCGAATGACCACGCAGATGAACAAAATAACCGAGGTATTGGTAGAGGCGACCGCTTGGGCAAAGGCAGAAGGCAAAGAAGTGGTAGAGGCCTCGCATGTTCGAAAGGCAATTAGCGAGATGCGCTATCGTGTCAGCCTTATCGAAGATCGCTTGTTCATGTCCCTCGAGGAAGGAATACTTCGCGTCGAAGTAGACGGCGAAAGGGTTGGCCAAATAAATGGGTTGACCGTAATAGACATGAGAGAGCACTCCTTTGGACATCCCGTTAGGATCACATCTAACGTCTACATGGGACAAGAGGGAGTCGTAAATATAGAAAGGGAAGTAAAGCTCACGGGGCCGATCCATAACAAAGGGCTGTTGATACTTTCGAGCTATTTGGGCAAAAAATATGCACAGGACATGCCGCTCACTTTGTCTGCCAGGATAGCCTTTGAGCAGACCTACGAGGAAATAGAGGGTGATAGCGCATCATCCACGGAGCTATACTGTTTGCTGTCGTCGCTATCGGGTTATCCGCTCAAACAGGGCATCGCAGTCACGGGTTCAGTTGATCAGTTTGGAAACATACAACCCATAGGGGGAGTGAACGAGAAGATCGAGGGGTTCTTCAGATACTGCAAATTCCGTGGTTTGACCGGCAAGCAGGGCGTGATGATCCCGAAACAAAACCTCATCCATCTGATGTTGGATCATGAGGTGTTGGAGGCCGTAGAGAGCGGCAAGTTCAACATATGGGCTATAGAGACTGTCGACGAAGGGTTAGAGATATTGACCGGCGTGCCTGCAGGCACACCTGACGAGTCAGGCAAATATCCGGAGGATTCGGTTCATGGCAGGGCTAAGGCAAAGCTTAGGCTGCTCATGGAGGAGGCCGCAAAGCTCAAGAAGGCCCTTCAGAAAGATGAAAAAGATGGAAAGGAAAGCAGCAGTAACGATAACTAG